In Brassica napus cultivar Da-Ae chromosome C2, Da-Ae, whole genome shotgun sequence, the sequence TTGAAGAAGCTAAACAAACAATTAAGCGGGGAGGAATGGGCATGGAACAATTTGAATACATTGTGCTGGGCTATTGGGTCTATTTCTGGATCTATGGCAGAAGATCAGGTAAATTTCTTGTTAGCGCTTAGCCTAATTCCTGTTAAAGGGAAGTTCTTGTTGATACAGTTCCTTTCTTGTTAGCCTCAGGCATTTCATGATACTTCTCATGATTTATCAGTATCTGCTTCTTTGCTTCTTACTATGTTCTGGGATTGACTGTTCATTTCAACCGTGTTAATTCTGTGAGCTCCgtgttttcttttccttttttccaGGAAAATAGATTTTTGGTGATGGTTATTCGTGATTTGTTGAATTTATGTGAGATTACCAAGGGAAAAGACAATAAAGCTGTCATTGCTAGCAACATTATGTAAGTTTGGTCCTTCATATTCTGCTGAATTTATTCCTAAGGATGTTGTATATCCAATATTTCTCAATAATGCACCAGATTTATGCATACTTAACTGAAACATATGGTCTCTCTGTTGTGCTTTGACATTGTTAAGGTATGTCGTTGGCCAGTATCCGAGGTTCTTAAGGGCCCATTGGAAGTTTTTGAAGACAGttgtgaataagctgtttgaaTTCATGCACGAGACACATCCTGGTGTTCAGGTAGTCTTCCAAACTTTTAATGTTCTGAGATACAGTTATCCTAAGTGTAAATTCACATAAAAAGAAACGGTATTCGCTGTTAAGAGTCCGGGATTAAGATTCATATAAGTTCTCGATTATTATCATATTGGTGGGAAATGAATGCTCATCTGTTCAAAGCTAGCATCCGATTCTTTTATGTTCCAAGCGTTCTTCCATATAATTTGCAGCTTTCTGATTAAAGATGCCTAACCTTTCAGGACATGGCCTGTGATACATTCCTGAAAATAGTGCAGAAGTGCAAGCGTAAATTTGTTATTGTCCAGGTTTGTATCGCTATGTTCAGTTCACCTTTCTTATCCTTCCATTGTCTTCTGAATGGGCGCCTAGTTATATAGTTCATTGTGCTTCCAGGTTGGAGAGCATGAACCATTTGTATCTGAACTTCTGTCTGGCCTTGCAACAACTGTTCAAGATCTTGAGCCTCATCAAATTCACTCATTTTATGAATCTGTAAGTTTTCCAGACGTGTGTCCAGTTTGGCAGCAGAGCTATTTCTTTTTTGGGATTTCATGGGTTCTCTGTATCCAGGTTGGTAATATGATCCAAGCAGAATCAGATCCTCAGAAGAGAGATGAATATCTACAGAGGTTGATGGCACTCCCAAACCAGGTATCTTAATAATCATGTGGCGTCTTAACCTTTGTTTACGTAGTTGGCTAAACATGTTCTGTGTTATGATGTAGAAATGGGCAGAAATCATAGGACAAGCACGCCAGAGTGTAGAATTCCTCAAGGATCCAGATGTGATACGCACAGTGCTTAATATCCTGCAGGTCTGATTTCTTACCTATATCTCATAATGCATTATTATATCATCACGTCAAATCATGTCATCTTAATAATCGACTTTGTGCATTTACTGGTGTTTAGATATATGATTTATTGCGAGGTGTAACtattaacatgttttttttcttcatgcAGACAAACACTAGTGCTGCTACTTCACTAGGAACGTACTTCTTATCCCAAATTTCCTTGATATTCTTGGATATGTTGAATGTGTACAggtaaatacattattttagcTTTTACTAGTTATAGTACTCTTTCTTGTATTATATTAGTTGGGCgctcattttatttttctccatGGCTGCACCAGAATGTACAGTGAGCTTGTGTCAACCAGCATTACTAGTGGGGGACCATATGCCTCCAAGACATCTTTTGTAAAACTCTTaaggtttgttttgttgtatTCATCAGATACAGACGGTTCTTGATGCTATAGTTTTACAAACTGGCGTAACTATATATTGTAATGCTTTTCTGTACAGATCTGTCAAGAGGGAAACCCTTAAGCTGATTGAAACCTTTTTAGACAAAGCTGAAGACCAATCACACATAGGGAAACAGTTTGTGCCTCCAATGATGGAATCTGTACTCTGTGACTACGCGAGGAATGTGCCTGATGCTAGGGAATCAGAAGTTCTTTCACTTTTTGCAACGATTATAAACAAGTATGTCTCTTATTAGTAATTAAGGATGTGTACCACCTGCTTAATTATGGATTGTTTTCTTCCTAAGTATCATATGATATGTGCATAAATTCAAAAGTATTGCTACAAGATTTGATTTGGAAATTTACTTTCCTTAAAGCTGGCATGATTTGTTCTTTCAGGTACAAGGGGACAATGTTGGATGACGTGCCAAACATATTTGAAGCTGTTTTCCAGTGTACGTTGGAggtaataaaattttatggaCCGTTTCTTTGTTACCCACACTACAGACGAGGAACCTTAATGGAGGTGATGTATGCTTTGTATACTATATTGAAACTTTCCATTTTCCATCCTTTTGCAGATGATAACTAAGAACTTCGAAGATTATCCAGAACACCGCCTCAAGTTTTTCTCATTACTCCGTGCTATTGCTACATTTTGCTTCCCTGCCTTGATAAAGTTGTCAAGTCAGGTTGGTGAATACGTTTGGCATATATTTTTTCTTCGTGGGATCTAAGGAGCTTATGCGCCTTAGTTCAAGCCTTGATTCATCATTTGGATATCTTCCTTACTGTCTTGTCATTTGCATCAGCAACTGAAGCTAGTGATGGATTCAATCATCTGGGCATTTAGACATACCGAGAGAAATATCGCTGAAACTGGGCTTAATCTATTGCTTGAGATGCTGAAGAACTTCCAGGTTTGGTGTTTGATTCCTTGTTTTAGCTCTTTGGTTGTGGCTTATATTATTTCTTGGTCTAACATTTATCTCTGATTGTGACAGCAATCTGCGTTTTGTAATCAATTCTTCCGTTCTTACTTTATACAAATCGAGCAAGAAATATTTGCTGTTTTGACTGATACCTTTCATAAGCCTGGTttcaagctgcatgtgttggTGCTGCAGCATCTGTTTTGCCTGGTAAAACCGTCTTTCCTCTGCCATCTTATCTTATCGTTGTCCTGGGAATGACTAGGTTTTGTACGCTTGGACATTTGTTGATTATAAATTTCAGGTTGAGAGCGGTTCTTTGACGGAACCTTTGTGGGATGCTGCAACGGTACCGTACCCGTATCCGAACAACGCTGCGTTTGTTCGTGAATACACAATTAAGCTATTGAGTTCTTCTTTCCCCAACATGACTGCAGCAGAGGTAAGTAAAAGCTTAAAATCTGCCAGATTTGCTTTCATCTTTTCGTTTTATGTTGTTCAAgattcctttttctttctttaagtcTGATTTTGAATATCAATAATCATACAGGTCACACAGTTTGTGAATGGACTTTACGAGTCAAGAAATGACCCTTCtgaatttaagaaaaacattCGTGACTTCCTTGTACAATCCAAGGAATTCTCCGCTCAGGTATAGTAACTTTTCTTTGAAGAAACAAGTCATTCAATTGCTTTAAATAACTCGAGTCAATTTTGTTGAATATAAACTTTCAGGATAACAAAGACCTCTACGCCGAGGAAGCTGCTGCGCAGAGAGAGCAAGAGCGTCAAAGGATGCTTTCGATTCCTGGTCTTGTTGCTCCTAATGAGATTCAAGACGAGATGGTAGACTCCTAAAgcaaaacaagaagaagaaagctttttGGACACAGTGAAGAAAGAGTTGAGGAGATGACACTAGTTTCCCCTGACTGTATTTATCTCTGCTTCCTAATTCGACTTTGAGAATTGGAATAGCCAAGAAAACAGAGATCTTTTTGGGGTAACTTTAGTGTCTTGTTTGGTTAATTAATTTGGTTAATGTTGATTTGAAACTTAGGGCGCTTCTCTAGTTACATGGTTTGACCTTTTTTGAGTGTTTTTGTTAAATCGATTCGTGTTTTAGGTGCATGACAATGTTTTAACTCTGTTATTCTTACCATTAATACAAAAtgtgtttttaatttaaagtgGTCACAACTGCTTCCAACAATCCTTTGAAATTCTCAACGGAGCTTCCTTTCTCAGAGACGGCTTCGTGAGCTTGTTCTCTAAGCTTCTCGGCATTGCTCTTCATCTTCTTACCATCATCTTGAACCAAAACTCGATCCAAACACTCCCCGAATCCATCTCTCGTGAAGACTCCATTGATAATCGTCATTCCAATCCCCCACACAGCCTCAACTGCTCTTCCGTTGAGTCTCTGATCCCCAAAAAACGGCCTGCAAATCATCGGCACACCTCCGGAAACACTCTCCAACACGGAGTTCCATCCACAATGCGTCACAAACACACCCGTTGCTTCGTGTTTCAGCAGCTCAACTTGCGGAGCCCATGGAACCACTATCCCTTGCTCCCTTGTCCGTTCCAAAAACCCTTTTG encodes:
- the LOC125581291 gene encoding protein EXPORTIN 1A, whose translation is MAAEKLRDLSQPIDVGVLDATVAAFFVTGSKEERAAADQILRDLQSNPDMWLQVVHILQNTKSMDTKFFALQVLEGVIKYRWNALPVEQRDGMKNYISEVIVQLSGNEASFRSERLYVNKLNVILVQIVKHDWPAKWTSFIPDLVAAAKTSETICENCMIILKLLSEEVFDFSRGEMTQQKIKELKQSLNSEFKLIHELCLYVLSASQRQDLIRSTLSALHAYLSWIPLGYIFESPLLETLLRFFPVPAYRNLTLQCLTEVAALNFGDFYNIQYVKMYTVFIGQLQTILPPSTNIPEAYSNGSDEEQAFIQNLALFFTSFFKFHIRVLESAPDIVALLLTGLEYLINISYVDDTEVFKVCLDYWNSLVLELFDAHHNSDNPAANANLMGLQMSFIPGMVDGLGSQVMQRRQLYSNPMSKLRGLMISRMAKPEEVLIVEDENGNIVRETMKDNDVLVQYKIMRETLIYLSHLDHDDTEKQMLKKLNKQLSGEEWAWNNLNTLCWAIGSISGSMAEDQENRFLVMVIRDLLNLCEITKGKDNKAVIASNIMYVVGQYPRFLRAHWKFLKTVVNKLFEFMHETHPGVQDMACDTFLKIVQKCKRKFVIVQVGEHEPFVSELLSGLATTVQDLEPHQIHSFYESVGNMIQAESDPQKRDEYLQRLMALPNQKWAEIIGQARQSVEFLKDPDVIRTVLNILQTNTSAATSLGTYFLSQISLIFLDMLNVYRMYSELVSTSITSGGPYASKTSFVKLLRSVKRETLKLIETFLDKAEDQSHIGKQFVPPMMESVLCDYARNVPDARESEVLSLFATIINKYKGTMLDDVPNIFEAVFQCTLEMITKNFEDYPEHRLKFFSLLRAIATFCFPALIKLSSQQLKLVMDSIIWAFRHTERNIAETGLNLLLEMLKNFQQSAFCNQFFRSYFIQIEQEIFAVLTDTFHKPGFKLHVLVLQHLFCLVESGSLTEPLWDAATVPYPYPNNAAFVREYTIKLLSSSFPNMTAAEVTQFVNGLYESRNDPSEFKKNIRDFLVQSKEFSAQDNKDLYAEEAAAQREQERQRMLSIPGLVAPNEIQDEMVDS